In Luteitalea sp., a genomic segment contains:
- a CDS encoding glycosidase: MPPQRYETLFHRHERNPILTAADWPYPAHTVFNAGATRLRDGTTLLLCRVEDRRGHSHLCAARSSNGVDGWTVDAEPTLSADPDRHPEEVWGIEDPRITFVEELGRYVVAYTAFSQGGPGVALALTEDFRHFERLGLVMQPDDKDAALLPRRINGSFALLHRPLTDTGAHVWISFSPDLRNWGRHTLVLPARRGSWWDANRVGLSPPLIETSRGWLLLYHGVRRTGAGCLYRLGVALLDLDTAEHCLLRGDSWIFGPEEPYEREGDVGYVTFPCGYTLGADGDAINLYYGAADSSVALATGSVAQLLHWLDRHGAPGSQGF; encoded by the coding sequence ATGCCGCCGCAACGCTACGAAACACTCTTCCATCGACACGAGCGGAATCCGATTCTCACGGCGGCCGACTGGCCGTACCCGGCACACACGGTGTTCAACGCCGGGGCGACGCGACTTCGAGACGGCACGACACTTCTCCTCTGCAGGGTGGAGGATCGACGCGGCCACTCGCATCTGTGCGCCGCCCGATCCAGCAACGGCGTCGACGGCTGGACGGTCGATGCCGAGCCCACGCTCTCGGCGGACCCGGACAGGCATCCAGAAGAAGTGTGGGGCATCGAAGACCCCCGCATCACCTTCGTCGAGGAGCTCGGCCGGTACGTCGTGGCGTATACCGCGTTCAGTCAAGGCGGGCCGGGCGTAGCGCTGGCACTCACCGAGGACTTCCGGCACTTCGAGCGTCTTGGTCTCGTCATGCAGCCAGACGACAAGGACGCAGCGCTGCTGCCGCGCCGCATCAACGGCAGCTTCGCCTTGCTCCATCGACCGTTGACCGACACCGGCGCACACGTCTGGATCTCCTTCTCACCGGACCTTCGCAATTGGGGCAGACACACGCTCGTGCTGCCGGCGCGCCGCGGATCCTGGTGGGACGCCAACCGCGTCGGTCTGTCGCCGCCCCTCATCGAGACGTCGCGCGGGTGGCTCCTGCTCTATCACGGCGTCCGACGGACAGGTGCAGGGTGCTTGTATCGCCTCGGGGTTGCGCTGTTGGACCTGGATACTGCGGAGCACTGCCTCCTACGCGGCGATTCCTGGATCTTTGGCCCCGAGGAGCCGTACGAGCGCGAAGGCGACGTTGGCTATGTCACCTTCCCATGCGGCTACACCCTGGGTGCAGATGGCGATGCCATCAACCTGTACTACGGTGCGGCTGACTCGAGCGTGGCCCTGGCAACCGGGAGCGTCGCTCAGCTCCTCCATTGGCTCGATCGACACGGCGCACCGGGTTCTCAAGGATTCTAG
- a CDS encoding glycosyltransferase, with protein MKRFAILGNHLPRQCGIATFTTHLAEALAMELPEVDRFVLAMNDAGRRHVYPSRVRFEIAEGDLGSYRRAADFLNVNQVDVLSVQHEYGIFGGKAGAHLVAMLRELRMPIVTTLHTVLSQPSPAQRAVIDELARLSQRLIVMSESGAELLRRVHGISDDQIDLIPHGIAHVTADPHSKDRLGVNGKTVILTFGLLSRDKGIEYVVDALPAILAAHPDTVYIILGATHPHVIEQEGEAYRLMLETRGRQLGVAASMIFHNRFVSQEELTEFLSATDIYITPYLQPEQITSGTLAYAVGAGKAVISTPYIYARELLDEGRGVLVPWRDSHAIAEEVIGLVSDHDRRRTMCARAAAHGVGMTWPAVAGRYVESFARAQTEHMHRRRTAFRAQTLASRPAGLPEISLRHVQAMTDDTGMLQHATFNIPRYEDGYCLDDNARALLLMALLEEAGSDDPTVVRALASRYLAFVSHAFDRTSGRFRNFLSYARQWHEPYGSQDSHGRALWALGTVVGRAGDPGRHSLAGDLFHLAMPAVTTFTSPRAWAYALLGIDEYLRAFQGDSSVEALRVTLAERLLDLFQRTSRPDWPWFEDSVTYCNGRLSQALIISGDRMHRADMTEAGMRSLDWLVDVQSSADKQFAAIGSNGFYERGSPPAAFDQQPVEACATASACLDAYRVSNDNRWAAHARSAFDWFLGENHLHHWLFDPSTGGCRDGLHVDRPNQNQGAEATLSFLLTLHEMRTVEALDVHEVDVRDRQPTS; from the coding sequence ATGAAACGATTTGCCATCCTCGGCAACCACTTGCCCCGCCAGTGCGGCATCGCCACATTCACGACACACCTGGCGGAGGCGTTGGCGATGGAGCTGCCAGAGGTGGATCGGTTCGTGCTCGCGATGAACGATGCCGGCCGGCGGCACGTCTATCCGTCCCGCGTCCGGTTCGAGATCGCGGAGGGCGACCTCGGCTCGTATCGGCGCGCAGCGGACTTCCTGAACGTCAATCAAGTCGATGTGCTCTCGGTCCAGCACGAGTATGGGATATTCGGGGGCAAGGCGGGCGCGCACCTCGTCGCCATGTTGCGGGAGCTCCGCATGCCGATCGTGACGACGCTCCATACGGTTCTGTCGCAACCGAGCCCGGCGCAGCGCGCAGTGATCGACGAGCTGGCGCGCCTGTCACAGCGCCTCATCGTCATGAGCGAATCCGGCGCGGAGCTGCTCCGGCGGGTCCACGGCATTTCCGATGATCAGATCGATCTGATTCCCCATGGGATTGCGCACGTAACAGCCGACCCCCACAGCAAGGACCGCCTTGGCGTCAACGGCAAAACCGTGATTCTGACCTTCGGGCTGCTCTCCCGCGACAAAGGCATCGAATATGTCGTCGATGCGTTGCCGGCGATCCTCGCGGCCCATCCGGACACGGTCTACATCATTCTCGGCGCCACGCACCCGCACGTCATCGAGCAGGAGGGGGAGGCCTATCGTCTGATGCTCGAGACGCGAGGCCGACAGCTGGGCGTGGCCGCGAGCATGATCTTCCACAACCGGTTCGTGAGCCAGGAGGAGCTGACCGAGTTCCTGTCGGCCACGGACATTTACATCACGCCATACCTTCAGCCGGAGCAGATCACATCGGGCACGTTGGCCTATGCCGTTGGCGCGGGGAAGGCCGTCATCTCAACGCCTTACATCTACGCTCGCGAGCTTCTCGATGAGGGGCGTGGCGTCCTCGTCCCGTGGAGGGATTCACACGCGATCGCGGAGGAAGTCATCGGCCTGGTCAGCGACCATGACCGGCGCCGGACGATGTGCGCGCGAGCGGCTGCACATGGCGTCGGGATGACGTGGCCGGCGGTCGCCGGCCGCTACGTCGAGAGCTTCGCACGGGCGCAAACGGAGCACATGCACCGGCGTCGGACTGCATTCCGCGCGCAGACACTCGCCAGCCGACCTGCTGGCCTGCCCGAGATCAGCCTGAGACACGTGCAGGCGATGACCGACGACACGGGAATGCTCCAGCACGCCACCTTCAACATCCCGCGATACGAGGACGGGTACTGTCTGGACGACAACGCGCGAGCGCTGCTGCTCATGGCACTTCTCGAGGAGGCAGGCAGCGACGACCCCACGGTGGTCCGTGCGCTCGCGTCACGCTACCTCGCCTTCGTCAGCCACGCATTCGACCGGACATCCGGCCGCTTCAGGAACTTTCTCTCGTACGCGCGGCAGTGGCACGAGCCGTACGGATCGCAGGACAGCCATGGGCGAGCTCTATGGGCGCTCGGCACCGTCGTGGGCCGTGCCGGCGATCCGGGCAGACACAGTCTCGCAGGCGATCTGTTCCACCTGGCGATGCCGGCGGTGACCACATTCACGAGCCCACGGGCCTGGGCCTATGCGCTCCTCGGTATCGACGAGTACCTCCGAGCGTTCCAGGGCGACAGCAGCGTCGAAGCGCTGCGTGTCACGCTCGCGGAGCGTCTACTCGACCTGTTTCAACGGACCAGCCGACCGGACTGGCCGTGGTTCGAGGATTCCGTCACGTACTGCAACGGTCGCCTGTCGCAGGCGCTCATCATCTCCGGTGACCGAATGCATCGAGCGGACATGACCGAGGCTGGGATGCGCTCCCTTGACTGGCTGGTGGACGTGCAATCGTCCGCGGACAAGCAGTTTGCCGCGATTGGATCCAACGGATTCTATGAGCGAGGCTCGCCCCCCGCGGCGTTCGACCAGCAGCCCGTCGAGGCGTGCGCGACGGCATCTGCGTGTCTCGACGCTTACCGCGTCAGTAACGACAACCGCTGGGCGGCACACGCGCGGTCGGCGTTCGACTGGTTTCTCGGGGAGAACCATCTGCACCACTGGCTCTTCGATCCATCGACAGGTGGCTGTCGCGATGGGCTGCACGTCGATCGGCCCAATCAGAACCAGGGCGCCGAAGCAACGCTCTCCTTCCTGCTCACATTGCACGAAATGCGGACCGTCGAGGCACTGGACGTGCACGAGGTCGATGTGCGAGACCGTCAGCCAACATCATGA